The genome window CTCCAGATAATCCAAATAAACGAATTAAGAACTTTATCGCCTCAATGACAATGGAAAATTTAAAATAAAGGAAGTTTAGAATAATGAAATTTTGGAAGAAAGCACTATTAACAATTGCAGCCTTAACAGTCGGCACCTCCGCAGGAATTACAAGCGTTTCTGCCGCTTCATCAGCTGTTAATTCAGAATTAGTTCATAAGGGAGAATTGACAATTGGTCTTGAGGGAACGTACTCTCCGTACTCTTATCGTAAAAATAACAAATTAACTGGCTTTGAAGTAGATCTTGGTAAAGCAGTTGCTAAAAAGATGGGCTTAAAAGCTAACTTTGTACCAACTAAATGGGATTCGCTAATTGCCGGTCTTGGTTCAGGCAAGTTTGATGTAGTAATGAACAACATTACACAGACACCTGAACGGGCCAAGCAATATAATTTCTCTACCCCATATATCAAGTCCCGGTTTGCATTAATTGTTCCTACTGATAGTAACATCAAAAGCTTGAAGGATATTAAAGGCAAGAAGATTATTGCTGGTACGGGAACTAATAATGCGAATGTGGTTAAAAAATATAAGGGTAACCTTACACCAAATGGCGATTTTGCTAGTTCCTTAGATATGATCAAGCAAGGTCGGGCTGCCGGGACAGTTAACTCCCGTGAAGCTTGGTACGCTTACAGCAAGAAGAACAGTACTAAGGGTCTCAAGATGATTGATGTTTCTAGTGAACAAGATCCAGCTAAGATTTCAGCACTTTTTAACAAGAAAGATACTGCTATTCAATCTTCCTACAACAAGGCACTGAAGGAACTTCAACAAGATGGAACAGTCAAGAAGCTATCTGAAAAGTACTTCGGTGCAGATATTACTGAATAATTAAAAAAGATCTCCAACGTCTGTGTGTTACAGTGTTAGAGATCTTTTTTGAAAGCTATAAATAAAATATATTTATCACAGCTTTTTCACAAATTAATGTTAAATTATTATGCTAAAGTTCCCATTGGATCCCAAGGCTTAAGAACGACGGGGGTCTTAGCGTAATCACGTTTAAGATCTTCGCTAAGGTACTTCTTATTAATAACGACTTGGTAGCAGTACTTGTCCATCCAATCATCACTCATAACAAAGTAACCTTTATGGCCGACCTTGTTACCCCATGAGTTTTCGACTTTCCACTTGGTTGGCTTACCATTAACAAGGTCAACACCAGTGATAACCATTGCGTGATCCATCATGCTTTCACCATAATCAAGTGCTTCAGCTTTAGTCATTTCAAGGTCAACGTCAAATAGCTTGTCGTAGTCATAGGTGTTAAGGGCCATAATCCCAAGTTTAGTTTCTGAATATTTAATAACATCTGAACCAAACCAAACACTTTCGCCATTCTTTAATTGTTCAATCGCGAGTTGCTTGAATTCATCCATTGGCAGGTTTAAGTGCTTGATTTCGCGGCCACCAACGACATTACCAAGCATGTCGATGGTGTAAGTTTGGTGGTACTTCTTATCAGCAGTCGGTGCTTGGATAATTGAGATATAGTCATCGAGGTTCCAGCCAACATACTTCTTAAAGAATTCTTGAGGAGTAAGGTTAGTATCGCGGTGGAATTCGTTGTCCTTCTTTGTCCGATATTCGAAATCAAAGTGGCTAACCGGTTCACCAAACGTGTAAGCAAGCATCCGGTAATTTTCATTCAACATCTTCCGGCGTGTTTCATCGATCGCTTCTTCATTTGCATGATCTTCGTTAATCATTTTCCGCAAAATAACGGCATCGTGACGAAGCTTGTTGTTTAAGACTTCATCAATTCCCCGTGAGTTAGAAGAGTTAAATGATTCGGGCATTGCGGCTTTTGGCATAACCCCATACTTGCTGATAAGGGCGCAAAGCATATCCCATTGGCCACCATCGTTTTGTGGTTCGTTCATTAACCATGAAACTTTTCGGCTGTCGGTAGGCTTTTTAGCCGTCTTAATTACGTTTTGGTAGAAGTAATTGGATTTTTCAAACTTATCCCAGAAGAACTGGTAGGCTTGGGAAAGTTCAAAATTATCAGGTAAGTTAAATTTTTGCTGCATATCATGACGCATTGTGTTTAGTGCCGCAAACATCCAACAACGACCGGATTGCTTTTGATCAGCAACATCCCCCGTTTTAAGGTCAATGGAGAAATGAGGAGTATTATCAGCAATTGAATGCCAATTGAAGCTTGCATTCCGTACCCCATTTTTTGTAACAGTATTTTCTAAGACACTGCTGTTAGGGTGATGACGGTAGTTTTTATGAAAACTAGCGATATCTTCTTTGTTAATTGAAAAGTTCATTTGCAATATCTCCTTTGAATAGATTGAATTAACGGGCGTGTAATACCTTTGGACCTTCTGGAGTACCAACAATTACGTCGTTAACTCGATTTAAGAATAAACCAGTTTCAACAATTCCAACCATGTGGATCAATTCGTCGGCTAAGGCCTTAGGATCATCAATTTCGCCAAGGTGAAGGTCAATGATATAGTTATTTTCATCGGTACGGAACTTTTTATCTCCATCCATCCGCCAAGTTGGCTTGTAACCTTTCTTTTCAAGACGGTCAAAGACATGTTGAGAACCGAATGGAATTACTTCAACAGGAAGAGGGAAAGCGCCAAGTTTGTGGACGAGTTTGCTTTCATCGACAATCCACATTACTTTATTTGAGGCATTGGCAACGATCTTTTCCCAAAGGAGGGCGCCACCGCCACCTTTGATACCTTGGAAGTCATCACTGATTTCATCGGCCCCGTCAATAGTTAAATCGATGTGGTCAACGTCATCAATATCTTTAATTGTAATTCCGAGGTCGCGTGCTTGCTTAGCAGTTCGGTTTGAAGTTGTTACACCGATAATGTCTTTGATTTTACCTTCTTGGACTTGCTTACCAAGTTCATCAACCATATATTTAACAGTTGATCCAGTTCCGAGACCGACAATCATTCCAGATTTAATGTACTTAACTGATTCCTTACCTGTTTGTTCTTTTAATGCATTTTGATCCATTAATATTCCTCCTAATTAAAGCGATCTGCAACTGGCAATAGTTGCTGATATTCTGGATGTAGTTTGAATTGCGCTACCGCATATGGGCACATGAGCTTGACAGTGTATTGTTCTTTTGTTGCATAATCCACAAATTGACGCACTAGTTCAGCTGCAATTCCTTGTCCACGGTAAGTTGGTTGCACAAAAACTCGTTCAACGACAACGTGATCATTTGTATCAGGAACTTTTGGAAAACTGATCTCGCCAACTAAGGGTTCTTGATCGTCAAAAGCAATGATACGCTGACTATCAACTCGATATTGCATATAAACACATCCTTTCATAATAATTTTCGATAAACTGCTTTTAAAAGTCAAGTTATCAAAGCGATACCATTAACTTATTATCTAGCATATAATAGTATACTGGAATTATTAAGAATAAAACACTATGAGGTGAACGTAATGAAACGTGGATTTAAGATTGTTTCTAGTAAGAAAGACCAAGATATACATTTACCCCAACGCCAAACAACGCGGGCAGCCGGATATGATTTTGAGGCATCAGAAGATTTTGTTCTGCCATCAATTTGGAAAGGCAATTTCTTAAAGGCGCTTTGGCAAATTCATCAACAAAAAAAGCTGACTGATGAAGAGTTTAAGGCTGCTGATTCCTGCTTAAAGCCATACTTAGTCCCAACTGGCATCAAAGCCTACATGCAACCTGATGAATTTCTCTTATTAGCTAACCGGTCAAGTGGTCCTTTTAAACGCCGCCTGATTTTACCAAATGGAATCGGCATTGTGGATGCAGACTATTATGATAATGATAGTAATGAAGGTGAAATCTTCTTCCAGCTTATTAACTACGGGTTACGAGATTATCATATAAAAAAGGGAGAACGGATTGGTCAGGGGATTTTTATGCCATATTTAATCGCTGATGGTGAGGAACAACCAACTGCCAAACGGACTGGCGGATTTGGTTCAACAAAAGAATAAATAACTTAGAGAGGAATTAAAGCAATGGCAAAAGTTCGAACACAATATGTTTGCCAAAACTGTGGTTACAACTCACCACGCTACTTAGGCCGGTGTCCAAACTGTGGTGAGTGGAATACTTTAGTAGAAGAACAAGTAGAAGCCAATTCTGCACCAACAAAAAAAGCAACCACCACCTTAACCGGCTTAGTTGCCAAACCACAGAAAATTAATGAGATTGATAGTACAGAGACTCCCCGCGTAAAAACAAAATTGAACGAGTTAAATCGTGTTTTAGGTGGGGGAATCGTTCCAGGATCACTAATTCTAATTGGTGGGGATCCTGGAATCGGGAAATCTACCCTCCTTTTACAAGTTTCTGGACAATTGAGCGATGAGCATCACCGAGTTTTATATGTGTCTGGAGAAGAAAGTGGGACACAAATTAAAATGCGGGCGGAACGGTTGAAGGTTGCTGGAGATGACTTTTATGTGTATCCAGAAACGAATATGGATAGTATTCGGGATACTATTCGTGACCTCAAGCCAGAGTATGTCGTTATTGACTCCGTGCAAACGATGCAGGCAACTGATGTAAGTTCCGCGATTGGGAGTGTATCGCAAATTCGTGAAGTTACCGCCCAGTTAATGCAAATTGCTAAAAGTAATAACATTACGATTTTTGTTGTTGGTCATGTGACAAAGGGTGGTGCAATCGCTGGTCCAAAGATTTTAGAGCACATGGTTGACACGGTTTTGTATTTTGAAGGAGATCTGCACCATACATATCGTATTTTGCGATCAGTGAAAAATCGATTTGGTTCAACCAACGAGCTTGGTATTTTCGAGATGCATACAAATGGGCTGACGGAAGTAAAAAATCCATCAGAAATCTTTTTAGAGGAACGATTACATGATGCAACTGGTTCAGCGGTGGTTGTTTCATTAGAAGGAACGCGACCGATTTTAGTGGAAATTCAGGCGCTGGTAACACCGACCGTTTATGGAAATGCACAGCGAACTGCTACCGGTTTGAGTCGAAACCGAGTATCATTGATAATGGCAGTATTAGAGAAACGTGCTAACCTAATGCTTCAAAATCAAGATGCTTACTTAAAAGCAGCTGGGGGCGTTAAGTTAGATGAGCCAGCGATTGATTTAGCAATTGCGGTAAGTATTGCCTCTAGTTACCGGGATAAAGGTACCCAACCAACTGACGCATTTGTCGGTGAAGTAGGTTTAACTGGGGAAATTCGTCGGGTAAACCGCATTGAACAGCGGGTTGCTGAAGCAGAAAAACTTGGATTTAAACGGATCTTTATTCCTAAAAATAATTTAAAGGGTTGGAAACCGTCAACTAATATTCAAGTAATTGGTGTCTCAACCCTGAAAGAAGCGTTATATTTAGCGTTGGGGTAAAAATAAATAATTGAAAGGATGAAGCAAATGCGGCGTAGAATGATTACTCTCATTTATATTCTAGTTGGCGCGGCAGTGGGATTTTATTATTTGCCATTATTATGGGGGATTTTGAACATCGCCCTTAACCCGGCATTATTAGTATTTATCGACATTATTATTGGTGCACTTATTTTCTGGCTATTATCACTCCCATTGGCTAGCGGCACTGAAAAGTTGATCCAGCGAATCGAAAAAGAACTAACCAAGCGTAGTCCCGTATACCTTTTCTTTGGGACCTTATTAACGATTATTGGCTTAGTTTTAGCAGTTCTTATTTCGATTCCATTGTGGAGAACGAGGATTCCGGTAATTAATAATATTTTGCCGATCCTCTTGATGATTGTCTTTAGTTATTTTGGTTTTCGAATTGGTACGACGCGGTTAGATGATTGGCGCAAAGCATTTACCCATGCCAAAAGTAGTAAAAACGATGGTGGGAATGTAATTGAACGCCAGGATGATAATTACCATCATTATAAAATCTTAGATACGAATATTTTGATTGATGGGCGTATTTATGATTTAGTCAAAACAGGTTTTTTAGAAGGGACATTACTGGTTCCTAACTTTGTTTTATATGAATTGCAATATATCGCTGATTCTGGCGAAAGTATTAAGCGTGTTCGTGGACGCCGTGGCCTTGATATTTTAAATAAGTTACGGAATGAGAAAATTGTCCCAATCGAAATGTATGATGGGGACTTTGAAGATATTCCAGAGGTTGATAGTAAATTAATTGCCCTCGCTAAAAAAGTCGATGGGGTAATTGTGACAAATGATTATAACCTTAATAAGGTAATTCAATTCCAAAATGTTCAAGTACTGAATATTAATAACTTGGCGAAATCATTGCGGCCACGAGTTATCCCGGGCGAAACGATGACGGTTGTTGTTGTGAAAAAAGGGACTGAACGACAACAAGGTGTTGCTTACCTTGATGATGGAACGATGGTGGTTGTTGAAGATGGTCGTTACTTCATGGATAAACAAATTGAAGTTGAAGTAACCAGTGCGCTTCAGACAGACGCTGGTCGAATGATCTTTGCCCGTCCGCTCCATTCACAACGAGGAATTGACGAGCATACAGACCATAAAGAAAATCGGAACAATAAAGACAAGAAAAAATAATAAAGAATGGCTGCGAAGAGAGTTTTCTTACTTCCAGCTATTTTTTTAAACAAAAAAGAAGCAGCTCGGGAAAAAGCTGCTTCTTAGGGAGTATTACGATAATCTTGGGGGAGATTTCGTAAAAAAAGAAAATATTTTTTTCGGTTACTATTGGGAGGAGTAATTGAAAAATAATAGGTTTCATTGATGTAGTAAAGTTCATCTTTACTACGCTATATATAATAACAGTAGAATGTGAAGAAAGTATGACCAAATGGTAAATAATTTTTTGGATACAAATTAATATCATCAGAAATGCTATTCTAATACGGAATGTGGTAAGATTAACTGTACAAATTAATTCTTTATTAATGATTTTTAAGGAGCGGATAGACATGCTAACAATTTACAATACGTTAACAAGAAAAAAAGAAGAATTTAAGCCATTGCATCCAGGCGTTGTTAACATGTATGTCTGTGGTCCGACGGTTTATAATTACATTCATATTGGAAATGCGCGCAGTGCGATCGCCTTTGATACAGTCCGGCGTTATCTTGAATTTAAGGGATATAAAGTAAATTACGTTTCAAACTTTACGGACGTTGACGATAAGATGATTAAGGCGGCGGCCGAGCAAGGGATTACCGTTCCACAATTAGCGGAGAAGTATATCAATGCTTTTATGGAAGATACCGCAGCGATTAATATTGAACCAGCTACTCTTCATCCCCGGGCAACAGAAAATATTACGGAGATCATTAAATTCGTGCAAGGATTAATAGAGAAAGGATATGCTTACCCTAAAGATGGGGATGTTTATTATCGGGCACGAAAGTTTAACCACTATGGCCAGCTTTCTGGGCAATCACTTGATGACCTTGAAGTTGGGGCAAGTGAACATGTTAGTGCGGATGAGGTTAATAAGAAGGAAGATCCGCTTGATTTTGCTTTATGGAAAGCAGCTAAGCCCGGCGAAATTAGTTGGGATTCACCATGGGGAAAAGGTCGTCCAGGATGGCATATCGAATGTTCAGTGATGTCTACTAAGTACTTGGGAAAGACAATTGATATTCATGCGGGGGGACAAGACCTTGAATTCCCTCACCATGAAAATGAGATTGCCCAAAGTGAAGCAGAAACGGGCCAAAAATTTGTTCGTTACTGGATGCATAATGGCTTCGTAACAATTGGAAAAGACAACGAGAAGATGAGTAAGTCTCTCCATAATTTCATTACTGTTCATGAAATTATCAAGGAAGTAGATCCTCAGGTTTTACGTTTCTTTATGGCGACTACGCAATATCGGCGTCCAATTCAATATAGCCAGGCAAACCTAACTGATGCGCAAAATAATCTTAATCACATTCAAACAGCCTTTGATAACTTGACTTATCGTGAACAAGATGCCGATGAGGGAGATGTTCAAGAAGTCACTGATCGGCTTGAGCAATTCCATCACCAATTTATTACAGCAATGGATGATGACATCAATGTTCAAAACGGGATTGCCACAGTCTACGAATTAGTTAAATATGCAAATGTTTATGCTCAACAAGATAATGTTAGCTTAGGTGCCATTCAAGCAATCAAAAAAGAGCTTGTTGAATTGATGAGTATTTTTGGCGTTAAGCTTGAAGCAAGTGACAATCAAATCAATGATGAAAAGATTAAGCAATTGATTGAAGAACGAAATATAGCACGGAAGAATAAAGATTTTGCGCGAAGTGATGAAATTCGAGACAATCTTAAAAAACAAGGGATTATTCTTGAAGATACTCCTCAAGGAACGCGTTACAAAAAGGAATAGAAAGGATCCTTATGGTACAAGCAGACTATCGACAACTTAATGGAATTGCTTTGGCTTATTTAGGGGATGCAGCTTATGAGGTTTACATTCGTCAGCATCTTTTAACCAAGGGAATTAGCAAACCAACGAAATTGCAGCATATTGCTACCCACTATGTTTCAGCAAAAGCACAGGCGGCTCTCATTGACCTGATGAAAGAAGACAAGTTATTGTCAGATGAAGAA of Limosilactobacillus reuteri subsp. reuteri contains these proteins:
- a CDS encoding transporter substrate-binding domain-containing protein; translation: MKFWKKALLTIAALTVGTSAGITSVSAASSAVNSELVHKGELTIGLEGTYSPYSYRKNNKLTGFEVDLGKAVAKKMGLKANFVPTKWDSLIAGLGSGKFDVVMNNITQTPERAKQYNFSTPYIKSRFALIVPTDSNIKSLKDIKGKKIIAGTGTNNANVVKKYKGNLTPNGDFASSLDMIKQGRAAGTVNSREAWYAYSKKNSTKGLKMIDVSSEQDPAKISALFNKKDTAIQSSYNKALKELQQDGTVKKLSEKYFGADITE
- a CDS encoding aminopeptidase C encodes the protein MNFSINKEDIASFHKNYRHHPNSSVLENTVTKNGVRNASFNWHSIADNTPHFSIDLKTGDVADQKQSGRCWMFAALNTMRHDMQQKFNLPDNFELSQAYQFFWDKFEKSNYFYQNVIKTAKKPTDSRKVSWLMNEPQNDGGQWDMLCALISKYGVMPKAAMPESFNSSNSRGIDEVLNNKLRHDAVILRKMINEDHANEEAIDETRRKMLNENYRMLAYTFGEPVSHFDFEYRTKKDNEFHRDTNLTPQEFFKKYVGWNLDDYISIIQAPTADKKYHQTYTIDMLGNVVGGREIKHLNLPMDEFKQLAIEQLKNGESVWFGSDVIKYSETKLGIMALNTYDYDKLFDVDLEMTKAEALDYGESMMDHAMVITGVDLVNGKPTKWKVENSWGNKVGHKGYFVMSDDWMDKYCYQVVINKKYLSEDLKRDYAKTPVVLKPWDPMGTLA
- the rpiA gene encoding ribose-5-phosphate isomerase RpiA is translated as MDQNALKEQTGKESVKYIKSGMIVGLGTGSTVKYMVDELGKQVQEGKIKDIIGVTTSNRTAKQARDLGITIKDIDDVDHIDLTIDGADEISDDFQGIKGGGGALLWEKIVANASNKVMWIVDESKLVHKLGAFPLPVEVIPFGSQHVFDRLEKKGYKPTWRMDGDKKFRTDENNYIIDLHLGEIDDPKALADELIHMVGIVETGLFLNRVNDVIVGTPEGPKVLHAR
- a CDS encoding GNAT family N-acetyltransferase, which translates into the protein MQYRVDSQRIIAFDDQEPLVGEISFPKVPDTNDHVVVERVFVQPTYRGQGIAAELVRQFVDYATKEQYTVKLMCPYAVAQFKLHPEYQQLLPVADRFN
- a CDS encoding dUTP diphosphatase, with the translated sequence MKRGFKIVSSKKDQDIHLPQRQTTRAAGYDFEASEDFVLPSIWKGNFLKALWQIHQQKKLTDEEFKAADSCLKPYLVPTGIKAYMQPDEFLLLANRSSGPFKRRLILPNGIGIVDADYYDNDSNEGEIFFQLINYGLRDYHIKKGERIGQGIFMPYLIADGEEQPTAKRTGGFGSTKE
- the radA gene encoding DNA repair protein RadA, which encodes MAKVRTQYVCQNCGYNSPRYLGRCPNCGEWNTLVEEQVEANSAPTKKATTTLTGLVAKPQKINEIDSTETPRVKTKLNELNRVLGGGIVPGSLILIGGDPGIGKSTLLLQVSGQLSDEHHRVLYVSGEESGTQIKMRAERLKVAGDDFYVYPETNMDSIRDTIRDLKPEYVVIDSVQTMQATDVSSAIGSVSQIREVTAQLMQIAKSNNITIFVVGHVTKGGAIAGPKILEHMVDTVLYFEGDLHHTYRILRSVKNRFGSTNELGIFEMHTNGLTEVKNPSEIFLEERLHDATGSAVVVSLEGTRPILVEIQALVTPTVYGNAQRTATGLSRNRVSLIMAVLEKRANLMLQNQDAYLKAAGGVKLDEPAIDLAIAVSIASSYRDKGTQPTDAFVGEVGLTGEIRRVNRIEQRVAEAEKLGFKRIFIPKNNLKGWKPSTNIQVIGVSTLKEALYLALG
- a CDS encoding PIN/TRAM domain-containing protein; this translates as MKQMRRRMITLIYILVGAAVGFYYLPLLWGILNIALNPALLVFIDIIIGALIFWLLSLPLASGTEKLIQRIEKELTKRSPVYLFFGTLLTIIGLVLAVLISIPLWRTRIPVINNILPILLMIVFSYFGFRIGTTRLDDWRKAFTHAKSSKNDGGNVIERQDDNYHHYKILDTNILIDGRIYDLVKTGFLEGTLLVPNFVLYELQYIADSGESIKRVRGRRGLDILNKLRNEKIVPIEMYDGDFEDIPEVDSKLIALAKKVDGVIVTNDYNLNKVIQFQNVQVLNINNLAKSLRPRVIPGETMTVVVVKKGTERQQGVAYLDDGTMVVVEDGRYFMDKQIEVEVTSALQTDAGRMIFARPLHSQRGIDEHTDHKENRNNKDKKK
- the cysS gene encoding cysteine--tRNA ligase; translated protein: MLTIYNTLTRKKEEFKPLHPGVVNMYVCGPTVYNYIHIGNARSAIAFDTVRRYLEFKGYKVNYVSNFTDVDDKMIKAAAEQGITVPQLAEKYINAFMEDTAAINIEPATLHPRATENITEIIKFVQGLIEKGYAYPKDGDVYYRARKFNHYGQLSGQSLDDLEVGASEHVSADEVNKKEDPLDFALWKAAKPGEISWDSPWGKGRPGWHIECSVMSTKYLGKTIDIHAGGQDLEFPHHENEIAQSEAETGQKFVRYWMHNGFVTIGKDNEKMSKSLHNFITVHEIIKEVDPQVLRFFMATTQYRRPIQYSQANLTDAQNNLNHIQTAFDNLTYREQDADEGDVQEVTDRLEQFHHQFITAMDDDINVQNGIATVYELVKYANVYAQQDNVSLGAIQAIKKELVELMSIFGVKLEASDNQINDEKIKQLIEERNIARKNKDFARSDEIRDNLKKQGIILEDTPQGTRYKKE
- a CDS encoding Mini-ribonuclease 3; the encoded protein is MVQADYRQLNGIALAYLGDAAYEVYIRQHLLTKGISKPTKLQHIATHYVSAKAQAALIDLMKEDKLLSDEEWSYFKRGRNANSHTHAKNTSVMTYRISTGFEAVMGYLKLAGKEERLAELAQWCIKQVEAGRTAHEK